In Corticium candelabrum chromosome 1, ooCorCand1.1, whole genome shotgun sequence, the genomic stretch GTAGTGCTCAAGATCAGAAGCAGGAAGGATTGTCGATGGCTGGTACACAGCCGGTGTCGTATGACAATTCAATGATTCTCGCAGCGACTGCACAATCAGCCGAATTTGTATCATTTCAACCAGAGATTCGCGATCGTTCTGAATCAGGCTGTCAAGAAACAGAAGAACAAACGATCAACAGAAGTCCACAGCCTGCAGCTGCCAGAGTCGCAATCTATGAAAGGAAAGGAAGCAGTCAACAAGGCGAGGATGAGCCTAAGCATCTTCAATTGCACACTGTTGGAAATGAGCCAAGGTCAAGTGAGAGTGTCAGTGGCCCACCCGAGCACACTGCACACAGAAGCATTCGACTCAAAATCAAACGAGAAAACGGTACATCACCTGTGTGGGTGTCGGAGTCTATTTCACCTGAATTCACTACAGCTGATGACAAGCAATTTCCAGAGAATGCAACAGGCAGCCTAGAGCAAACCAGCAGAGATCCTAATGACAAAACTAAATATCACATGACACTCCAATCTCAATCTAGGAATAGAAGCGATGTTGTTGATGGCCACAGTGGTCTGTTGATGCCAAGAGATGAGAAGAATTCTACACCAAATGGTGATGATAGTACAGCTTTGTCTGAAGCAATGCTGATATCAAAGCAAGAGCACAAATTGATCACCCAGACTGACAAGAGCAGATCCTCAACTGGTCATTCTGAGAAACAGCCAGCTGCTACTAGAACTAGACGTTCCGATCTGTTCTACGCTCCTCGGCCCTCGAATAAACGAAGCCAACCAGTTAACCAAGAATCTCCGCCTTTCAACATATACGACATAGTGTGGGCCAAGATGGTTGATCGACCTTGGTGGCCAGCTTGTATTCTGTCGTTCGGACAGAATGAAGGTTTAGTTACCCAGACAATGTTGAGTGCATCAGTCAAGTGGCTTGGTCGTCCGACCACATGTACAGCCATCCTACCGTCTTCACTTCTTGCACCATTTATGGAAGGTTTTGTCAAGCACTATGATAAATCATCTACAAAGAGTACGTACATGAGAGCCATTCGCGAAGCTCTCCAGCTTCTAGGTTTCAATCCAGATGACCCGATGGCTTTCTACAATCACTGCAAAGCATTGTTTCAAACCCCAGACAATGCAAAGAAAGAAAACGGAGTGAATACGGATGAGAACGTACCAGTGGAGCCTAATGTTGCTATGTTGCAGATATCATGCCCTGACAACCCAACACTTCAAACTGGTAATTAGATTTGCATAGCATTGTAGCTGTTTGTTTCTAGTCAACACTATTTCAACTCTATACTCTAATACTTTACTGTACGCTTCTATGTAAAAAAAACTATGCAACATCGTTGCGTCTAGTTGTCTGTGCTACGATTCCTTCTCTCTGCATGTGTTCTTCAAGAATGTCGAGTATGTTACGAGCGTCAACTGCTGATGGTGCCTGTGTCTCTTGACGACACAGTCGAAGTAGAGGAGAAGCATTTCCACACTCTCTTAGAAAAATGAAAGATCTAAAACACACAAAAGGTTGAGACACCAGACCAAGACATTGAGAACTGTGTACAAGTCAAatacaaacatggacacaATAGATGGTCTCACTACAGTCAGTCCCTCACACTAAGGCTACATTCTGGTTCCTGGATACAAAACCAAGTGCTTGGTTTACCTATCTGGGAACTAACGAAATCCCAACGGATGAGAGTCTAAGGACAAGAGAACACTGTTGTATCTATCATTGTGTGCATTATTTCCAACACAAAATGTCAGACAGATTGGTTTTGATCCAAGAATATGcatggtactgtacatacatataaggCAAGGCCAACTAAATTCTTTGATGCTCGGATATTTGACATGAAACCTGGACCAACcaattgaaataaaa encodes the following:
- the LOC134190816 gene encoding uncharacterized protein LOC134190816, which encodes MEILRKGQDATVLVEEALEGLVVVSLKVGGRTLRGVLLDADKRLATSEHDTSVTQTPNTDKSTSWQGSKSRSVSQQQYNRQLSSPTTSYQSLAQKRKHPQPVNRSTKDLRLKQKYAYVDSYTKSKNQERGPGFQQTARRSISPPRIIGATPRRVRPPKRARGKISSKSKEHSTVYSRHYQPLIHAGASSSLRTAMMGSLQLEKEMNTKPVDTSDATIDSRHDIRTNLKIQHAADVGNVKEMTVTSGFYPVSSDFTFCDGKLYTQVAQNSLSTESSSGFTPQQSWLKLEAMDTNEACSAQDQKQEGLSMAGTQPVSYDNSMILAATAQSAEFVSFQPEIRDRSESGCQETEEQTINRSPQPAAARVAIYERKGSSQQGEDEPKHLQLHTVGNEPRSSESVSGPPEHTAHRSIRLKIKRENGTSPVWVSESISPEFTTADDKQFPENATGSLEQTSRDPNDKTKYHMTLQSQSRNRSDVVDGHSGLLMPRDEKNSTPNGDDSTALSEAMLISKQEHKLITQTDKSRSSTGHSEKQPAATRTRRSDLFYAPRPSNKRSQPVNQESPPFNIYDIVWAKMVDRPWWPACILSFGQNEGLVTQTMLSASVKWLGRPTTCTAILPSSLLAPFMEGFVKHYDKSSTKSTYMRAIREALQLLGFNPDDPMAFYNHCKALFQTPDNAKKENGVNTDENVPVEPNVAMLQISCPDNPTLQTGN